In the Lachnospiraceae bacterium genome, AAAGCTGGCTCTTCTTCGCGCAATCGGAATCAACCTTGACTACTATACAGAAGCCCATTTCAACGCCATGTGCGATAAGCTGCGCTGCTTTGCTGAAAAAAACGGGCACTGCATTGTTCCGATCGATGAAGGCATAGAAGACGATGAGCCGCTCGGTCTATGGGCACAGCGCATGCGGCAGCAAATGGTCGCTGGTACGCTTTCTGCTGACCGGATTAAATGTCTCACGCAGATCGGCTTGCCAAGTAGCAATCAAGCAGCCAGGTTCCAGCGCAAGCTGGCTTACCTGACTGCTTATTATCAAAAACACGGGCACCTGCAAATTCCTCAGTCCTATACCGAAAATGGACAGAGGCTGGGCAAATGGATCAATGTCTTTCGTGTAAGCTATGCCAAAGGCAGACTGCCGGCAGAACAAAGCGCAGCGCTGGAGGCTATCGGCATGCTCTGGAGCGCTAAATAAAATTTATGCCTCCAGCTCTCCTCTGGCAAACAGATTGTCTTTGCCCATGCCGCATACATATGGATTTGAATCATACTGATGGCAAAACTCCAGAAAATCACGGCGCTGCGCCGGATCCTTCATGATCTTGACCAGCAGCTCATTCGGCATTGTTCTGGCATACGCACCGGGGCCTGCCAGCTTAATATGACTAACGCCGTGCCTCTTTAAGATACCCTCCAGCTCATCCGGCATAAAGGTATAGGTAATGCACCAAGGCGTACCGCCGGCTTCATATTCCGCAATTTCTGCTTCTCCGCCCATAAGCCCTTCTTGCTGCAGCTTCATAACGGCTTCTTTCCGGAAGCAAAAGGAGTCGATGGCCGCGGTCCTGTTCTCGATACACCATTGAACAAATGGGTCAGTGCAGGTTTCATCCAGTATAAACTGATTTTTTTGGATTGGATTGGCCAGATAGGGAAGATATCCTAGCCGGCTCGACACACTGAGCATAATCCGCTTGCGGCAAATGCGGATGAGCTCACCGATTACCTGCTCCTGTTTGGGATACGTATAGGAAATCGGCGCATCAAAGGAAATAACCATGTCAAAGGCTTTATCTTCAAACGCCTTCAGATCCTCCAGCGCCCCTTTTACAAACGTAATTTTATCGCATACGCCTTCCTTAGCCGCCAGCTCCTTGGCCTTATCGATCATCGGCTGCGAAATATCAAAATGCGTGACCTGGCAGCCCTGCTTGGCCAAAAGAATCGAAAAGCGGCCGCAGCCGGCTCCGCCGTCAAATACCGTTTTGATTCCCTCCAAATGAGACAGCAATTCTTTTTCAATATGACTCTTTTGAATGATATCATCGATGAAGGTTTCCTCCCGATGACTTTCCAGTTCTCCTTTATCGGGCATATTCCATAAACGCTCCGATATCTTTCTGCTATAGTCTGTCAATATATCTGCTCCCCTTCTCTAATAGCATGCTCTGCACCTTCCATATAAGCGGACTGACTCCGTTTCCATTGACAAAAGTGCAGCAGCCGTTTCCGCTGTTAACCGAAAAATTAACCAGCGATTCAAAACCCACATTACTGCCGCTATGTCCAAAATAGGCCTCATTTCCAATCGTCTTCAGATAGCACCCAAGCCCTGTATGGCACTGCGTTCCTTCCATATTCAGTACATCGCTGTGCTGCGGCGTAATCATTTTTTGTGCCAGACTCTGTGAAATCAGGCCTTTTTCTCCGCGCAAAATCTTCTGGATATGCATTCCAAATCTGGCCATATCGCTGGGCGTAGTCCAGAGTCCTGCCGCAGCATACTCAGGCATTCGATTATGTCCGCCTTTCATCGGTCTGCCATCCTCTTCACATCCATAGGCAAGGTTTTCCGTTAGATCCTGCCTAAACGAGCTCTCCTGCATTTCCAGCGGCATCAGGATACAGGCATCCATAAAATCCACAAATGGCATTTGTGTAACCTTTTCCACGCATTGTTGCAGCACTGTATACCCGCCGCCCGAATAGATCCAGTGCTCCTGCGGCATATGCTCCTGATATATCCTCGGCGAATTGCACGGCGGCTCCCCCGCTATGATCTGCGCTGTTGTCGGCAGGCTTTCCCCTGCCTTATACCCCTCAAAGCCATGTACATTGATCCCCGCCGTATGCGCCAAAATTTGCTGCACACTTGCTTTAGCCGGCGTTCCATCTTGCCGCGTAAGCGGCTCATTCCCTAAATAATCGTTGATATCCGCCTCCAGCGCCAGCTTGCCCTCTGATACCAGACGCAGTACAGCCAGTGCAAATACCATCTTGCTGATGGACGCTGCCTGAAACCTTGTATGAGGCGTAATGTTCGGCCCTGCCGTCAGCGTCTCCTGCACCTGATAGTCCTTGATCACCGCGATACTGATAGAATCCGCGTGATAGTTCTGCAATTCCTTTTCCAAATCAATCATAACCTGCTCTCCTTTTATCTAAGCATGCTCAAAATCGTAGCCAGATCCTCCTGTGAAAGCTTGGCCTGCTTATCCCCTTTGCGAAGCTCGGCGCAGCCTTCTAAAAGATAGTACACCTCATCCCCAGCCGTAATCGTATGCGTAATGATGCCATCGCACAGCTCGGAATCATAGCGGGAATCCTTCAGAATCTGCTGCAGCCTGCTGACATCCTCATACGCATCAATCGTTAAGGTCCGTCCCTCCAGCTCCACCGTAATACTCTCCAGCTGCGGCAGCTCGTATTCCATAAACCAGCTGCCCATTTTCACTCCAATATTGCTCGCATAGGGCTCATCCGGAGATACGCCCACATAGCGCACCACCTTATAGCCAAGCCCCCAGTATGTCACCTTGGATCCGTCGTCACTGACCGTCTTGATGCAGTACTTAGGCTCATGGCCCGTCCCCACTCTGGCGCTGTCAGCATAATTTGTGATAACGCCGGCAATCACAAGGATCAGCAAAACACTCAGGAGCGCAGCGGCGCTCAAAATGACCTTCTTTTTCATACTAGTCCCATCCTCCTGCATCAGATGACCTGCACCAGATCTTTGCAAAGCATCACCAGATCATAGCGAATGCCTTTTCTGCTGCGCCAGCTGCGCTGATCCCATTCTTCCTGAGAAACATCGTCTCCGCCATAGATCAGCGCTCCGTAGGCAAAGCCCCGGCACTGCGCCACCGCAATGCAGCCTGCCTGTTCCATCTCTACAATTTGGGCGCCCTCTTCCTTTCTGCGTGCGATCCGGTCGTTTGTTTCTCTAAACAGCGCGTCCGTCGTCCAGGTAAGTCCGCGAATATAGGAAACCGAATGCTCCTCCAGATGCTGCACGATTTTGGCTGTGACCTCCGGATCCGTATAAATGTACCGGGATGGCTCCACATAATGATAGGAGAAGCCTTCGTCCCTAATCGCGCCGTCCACTACTAGGATCTGGCCCACCTCAATCGTTTTGTCCAAAACGCCTCCGCCTCCGCAGAACATGACCCTTTGAGCGCCCATGGCATTTAATAAATCCAGATTACCTGCACAGGCAGGACATCCTATAGAGCCAAGCATAATCAGAATATCTGTATCCAGAAACCGATATATTTTAACGGGATTTTCTCCGCCGATCGTTCTCTCCGGCAGGATTTTCCCTTCCTCGATTAAACGGTCCATCACCTCTGGAAAAAATGTAATAATGAGCTTATCCGTCTCAAATTTTCGGTCTACAAAGGCTGCAGGATTCAGCTTAGCCGTCCTGTCATCATCAAATTCCAATATCGGATACTGATCTTGCCTGATCATCGTATGCGCTCCTCTCTTTGCTGCATTTATTCTACAGCTTACCATAGAGGCGCCGTGTTTGCAAGAAATATAAGTTTAGGTCAAAGCATTATCTTCCTTTATGTTGAATCACTTCCTGATAAATCCTTTCAGCTACCTCTTCCTGACTTTCATTTTTATCAATCAGCTTCTCCGGTATGATTCCGATATAATCTTTTTCTTTCCACCATTTTCTCATCTCCGGCTCGCCAAATTCATCGCGGTTTGG is a window encoding:
- a CDS encoding beta-lactamase family protein → MIDLEKELQNYHADSISIAVIKDYQVQETLTAGPNITPHTRFQAASISKMVFALAVLRLVSEGKLALEADINDYLGNEPLTRQDGTPAKASVQQILAHTAGINVHGFEGYKAGESLPTTAQIIAGEPPCNSPRIYQEHMPQEHWIYSGGGYTVLQQCVEKVTQMPFVDFMDACILMPLEMQESSFRQDLTENLAYGCEEDGRPMKGGHNRMPEYAAAGLWTTPSDMARFGMHIQKILRGEKGLISQSLAQKMITPQHSDVLNMEGTQCHTGLGCYLKTIGNEAYFGHSGSNVGFESLVNFSVNSGNGCCTFVNGNGVSPLIWKVQSMLLEKGSRYIDRL
- a CDS encoding methyltransferase domain-containing protein → MPDKGELESHREETFIDDIIQKSHIEKELLSHLEGIKTVFDGGAGCGRFSILLAKQGCQVTHFDISQPMIDKAKELAAKEGVCDKITFVKGALEDLKAFEDKAFDMVISFDAPISYTYPKQEQVIGELIRICRKRIMLSVSSRLGYLPYLANPIQKNQFILDETCTDPFVQWCIENRTAAIDSFCFRKEAVMKLQQEGLMGGEAEIAEYEAGGTPWCITYTFMPDELEGILKRHGVSHIKLAGPGAYARTMPNELLVKIMKDPAQRRDFLEFCHQYDSNPYVCGMGKDNLFARGELEA
- a CDS encoding nucleoside phosphorylase, translated to MIRQDQYPILEFDDDRTAKLNPAAFVDRKFETDKLIITFFPEVMDRLIEEGKILPERTIGGENPVKIYRFLDTDILIMLGSIGCPACAGNLDLLNAMGAQRVMFCGGGGVLDKTIEVGQILVVDGAIRDEGFSYHYVEPSRYIYTDPEVTAKIVQHLEEHSVSYIRGLTWTTDALFRETNDRIARRKEEGAQIVEMEQAGCIAVAQCRGFAYGALIYGGDDVSQEEWDQRSWRSRKGIRYDLVMLCKDLVQVI